From one Flavobacterium kingsejongi genomic stretch:
- a CDS encoding cytidylyltransferase domain-containing protein, whose translation MKNKTIAIIPARGGSKRLPGKNLLLLGGIPLLGHSILYAQKQECIADVYVSTDDDAIAAVAVQFGAKVIKRPEALSGDFEPTVSALRHVLESIAETVDDIILLQATNPLRPENLLKEAYQIYTSGNHESLFTVTRNHHKLGRIVADKYVPFNYTPGQRSQDVEPLYFENGLLYICKANLIMKDCIVSPEAFPMIVDHPFALIDIDTAADLDYATYVYKNNFTEK comes from the coding sequence ATGAAAAATAAAACGATAGCCATCATTCCTGCCCGCGGAGGATCAAAGCGACTACCCGGTAAAAATCTCCTGCTTTTAGGAGGTATTCCTTTATTGGGGCATAGTATTCTTTATGCACAAAAACAGGAGTGTATCGCTGACGTATATGTTTCTACCGATGATGATGCAATTGCAGCAGTGGCAGTTCAATTTGGAGCAAAAGTCATTAAGAGACCGGAAGCGCTTTCCGGAGATTTTGAACCCACAGTCTCCGCACTGCGGCATGTGTTGGAGTCAATAGCCGAAACGGTGGATGATATTATCCTCCTGCAAGCCACAAATCCATTGCGCCCGGAAAACTTACTAAAAGAAGCTTATCAAATTTATACATCGGGGAATCATGAAAGCCTGTTTACCGTTACGCGGAACCATCACAAACTGGGAAGAATAGTTGCGGATAAATACGTGCCATTTAATTATACACCGGGGCAGCGCAGCCAGGATGTGGAACCGCTTTATTTTGAGAACGGTCTGCTGTATATTTGCAAAGCTAATCTGATCATGAAGGATTGTATTGTAAGCCCGGAAGCATTCCCGATGATAGTTGACCATCCTTTTGCTTTAATCGATATTGATACGGCAGCAGATCTTGATTATGCTACCTATGTATATAAAAATAATTTTACAGAAAAATAA
- a CDS encoding N-acetylneuraminate synthase family protein: MKPYIEIAGRKIGPDYPPLVIAEIGINHEGSLAVAKEMVDAAQRAGAEVVKHQTHIVADEMSAAAKKVIPGNATVSIYDIMERCALDESDEWELKQYVESKGMIFISTPFSRAAAERLHKFDLPAYKIGSGECNNYPLLEHIAAFGKPVILSTGMNTIESVRKAVAIFDRHKVPVALLHTTNLYPTPIHLVRFGAMTQLHEAFPDKVFGLSDHTLNNNACLGAVALGASILERHFTDHMQRTGPDIGCSMDEKACKDLIIASEEIWQMRGGIKAPALEEQVTIDFAFATVCTISSIKKGEVFTKENIWVKRPGTGAIPAEDYSIILGKKALTDLEQDEQLTWEDIEV; encoded by the coding sequence ATGAAACCCTATATAGAAATAGCCGGTAGAAAAATCGGTCCCGATTATCCACCATTAGTAATTGCTGAGATTGGCATTAATCATGAAGGTTCTTTAGCTGTAGCAAAAGAAATGGTTGATGCTGCACAACGTGCCGGAGCAGAAGTAGTCAAACATCAGACCCATATCGTCGCAGATGAGATGAGTGCTGCAGCCAAAAAGGTAATTCCCGGAAATGCCACGGTATCTATTTATGATATTATGGAACGCTGTGCCCTGGACGAATCAGACGAATGGGAACTGAAACAATATGTCGAAAGCAAAGGCATGATTTTTATTTCTACGCCCTTTTCAAGAGCAGCAGCAGAACGCCTTCATAAATTTGACCTGCCGGCCTACAAGATTGGTTCCGGAGAGTGTAACAACTATCCACTTTTGGAGCATATTGCAGCATTTGGGAAACCGGTAATCCTAAGTACAGGGATGAATACTATTGAAAGCGTCCGAAAAGCCGTAGCAATATTTGATCGTCATAAAGTTCCTGTTGCCTTATTGCATACCACAAACTTATATCCTACACCCATCCACCTGGTACGTTTTGGAGCCATGACACAATTGCACGAAGCATTTCCGGATAAAGTTTTTGGATTAAGTGATCATACACTGAACAATAATGCCTGCTTGGGAGCTGTTGCTTTGGGAGCTTCTATTTTAGAGCGTCATTTTACGGATCACATGCAGCGTACTGGCCCGGATATTGGGTGCAGTATGGATGAAAAAGCGTGTAAAGATCTTATTATAGCGTCTGAAGAAATTTGGCAGATGCGTGGTGGAATTAAAGCACCGGCTCTGGAGGAACAAGTTACTATTGATTTTGCATTTGCCACTGTTTGTACGATTTCATCCATAAAAAAAGGAGAAGTTTTTACCAAAGAGAATATCTGGGTGAAACGACCAGGAACAGGAGCCATACCTGCAGAAGATTATTCTATTATTTTAGGAAAAAAAGCGCTTACAGATCTTGAACAGGATGAACAGTTAACGTGGGAAGATATTGAAGTGTAA
- the neuC gene encoding UDP-N-acetylglucosamine 2-epimerase yields the protein MKKILFLTGTRADFGKIKSLIQILEQTDDFEVYVAVTGMHLQEKYGYTLIEIERCGFKNIHTFSNHTHETTMDLTLAKTIEGLSSYTKTIVPDLIVVHGDRVETLAGAIVGSLNNILVAHIEGGELSGTVDDLIRHSVSKLSHIHFVSNKAAKKRLIQMGEITNAVVTIGSPDIDIMFSDQLPSIETVKQYYKIDFEDYAIAMFHPVTTEANAMKEYAKEFVAALLEDSHNYVIIYPNNDLGSATIFEAYEKLQDNAQFRIFPSLRFEYFLTLLKESQFIIGNSSAGIREAPYYGIPAINIGTRQQNRALEGAILHADYAKESISQALKEITFQEKKEVQNDFGSGNSAQLFLESLQKGDIWLLNHQKQFRDI from the coding sequence ATGAAAAAAATACTTTTCCTTACAGGTACAAGAGCCGATTTTGGTAAAATCAAATCACTGATCCAAATTTTGGAACAGACGGATGATTTTGAAGTTTATGTTGCTGTAACAGGGATGCATTTACAGGAAAAATATGGTTATACTTTGATTGAGATTGAGCGTTGTGGTTTTAAAAATATTCACACCTTTTCCAATCATACCCATGAGACAACAATGGATCTTACTCTGGCCAAAACCATTGAAGGATTATCTTCCTACACCAAGACTATTGTTCCCGATCTGATTGTGGTGCATGGTGATCGTGTGGAAACCCTGGCTGGAGCTATTGTAGGGTCACTTAATAATATATTGGTTGCCCACATCGAAGGGGGAGAATTGTCAGGAACTGTAGATGATTTAATTCGGCACAGTGTGAGTAAATTGAGTCATATTCATTTTGTGTCCAATAAGGCTGCTAAAAAACGGTTGATTCAAATGGGTGAAATCACCAATGCTGTAGTCACTATTGGTTCTCCCGATATTGATATTATGTTTTCGGATCAGTTGCCCAGTATTGAAACAGTAAAGCAATATTATAAAATTGATTTTGAGGATTATGCCATCGCGATGTTTCATCCGGTAACGACAGAGGCCAATGCAATGAAAGAATATGCAAAAGAGTTTGTAGCCGCGTTATTAGAAGATTCCCATAACTATGTTATTATTTATCCTAATAATGATTTAGGGAGTGCTACTATTTTTGAAGCATATGAAAAACTACAGGATAATGCACAATTCCGTATATTCCCATCGTTGCGTTTTGAATATTTTCTCACCCTGTTAAAAGAATCCCAGTTTATAATAGGCAATAGTAGCGCAGGAATCCGGGAGGCGCCCTATTATGGGATTCCTGCTATAAATATTGGTACCCGACAGCAGAACCGGGCTTTAGAGGGAGCAATACTCCATGCTGATTATGCTAAGGAATCTATTAGCCAGGCATTAAAAGAGATAACATTTCAAGAAAAAAAGGAAGTCCAAAATGATTTTGGAAGTGGGAATAGTGCACAATTGTTTTTAGAATCTCTGCAGAAGGGTGATATTTGGTTGTTGAATCACCAAAAACAGTTCAGGGATATATAA
- a CDS encoding polysaccharide deacetylase family protein encodes MRFLKSVYYKVLKFKNRLLVGRPVLVLMYHRINDVVDLPAAHLTVSVADFEKQLQYFTTNYQILGLRDNWTNLKKTGVVLTFDDGYADNYTKALPLLEKYNIPATFFIATENIDTEEGFWWDRLNQDYIQCDDTFFLPGSIDKVSKNNNLLRSLSIELTKLKQDEKREWLEEWEKKNGISYLPRPEYRSMTVAEVTAVEEHPLLTVGLHTHNHYPLGQLSYDDQKEELELSIQKLKELGVKKIDYLALPHGSYNTETIRLCEEFNFSGVLLANNYYSNIGNKHKKKINRILMPSLSGKKISEYLKKYD; translated from the coding sequence ATGAGATTTTTAAAATCAGTTTATTATAAAGTGCTCAAATTCAAAAACAGGTTGTTGGTTGGAAGACCGGTTCTGGTACTCATGTACCACAGGATAAATGATGTAGTAGATCTACCCGCAGCCCATTTGACAGTTTCTGTAGCTGATTTTGAAAAACAATTGCAATACTTTACAACGAACTATCAGATTTTAGGGCTGCGAGACAACTGGACAAACTTAAAAAAAACAGGAGTAGTACTCACGTTTGATGATGGTTATGCGGATAACTATACCAAAGCGTTGCCGCTCTTGGAAAAATACAATATACCCGCTACTTTTTTTATAGCTACAGAAAATATTGATACAGAGGAGGGATTTTGGTGGGATCGCCTCAATCAGGATTATATACAATGTGATGACACCTTTTTTCTTCCAGGAAGCATTGATAAAGTATCTAAAAATAATAATTTGTTACGAAGCTTATCGATAGAACTTACAAAATTAAAGCAAGATGAAAAAAGGGAATGGCTGGAAGAATGGGAAAAAAAGAACGGTATTTCCTATCTGCCAAGACCGGAATACCGATCAATGACTGTAGCAGAAGTAACGGCTGTTGAAGAGCACCCGTTACTGACCGTAGGATTGCATACCCACAATCATTATCCCTTAGGTCAACTATCGTATGACGATCAAAAAGAAGAATTGGAATTGTCAATCCAAAAACTCAAAGAACTTGGGGTAAAGAAGATTGATTACCTGGCTTTGCCACATGGATCTTATAATACAGAAACCATAAGGCTATGTGAGGAATTTAATTTTTCCGGAGTCCTATTGGCGAATAACTATTATTCCAATATAGGAAATAAACATAAAAAGAAAATCAACCGGATTTTGATGCCTTCTCTATCAGGGAAGAAAATATCTGAATATTTGAAAAAATATGATTAA
- a CDS encoding glycosyltransferase family 4 protein, producing MIDVDWFFPNAAQHGAYSKMNIIATGNEPERFFIAYCKEQSTAYTHVITHFIALCTPFFKEVKQLTKARIIGVDHNPRPVGGYPLRKKVEKRIKGFLFSRYIDCFVGVSEYTVQELTKDFGPQLSRKTIRIYNGVLIDGIKKHQYRSEQEPLFMVASHLRESKGIQDLIEAVVFLPDTVKAKLKIDVYGDGPYGAVLRKKVQSHKLDAIFCFKGNSPDLKSTYCLYDYMLQPTHMECFSLSILESLAANVPVITTNVGGNEEVIESGKNGFVYTVKDIVALKELLLDLFSGEKRITIDTRSLIEEGFSLELMVKNHFKLLS from the coding sequence ATGATTGATGTAGATTGGTTTTTCCCCAATGCAGCCCAACATGGAGCCTATAGCAAGATGAATATTATAGCCACTGGCAATGAACCGGAACGATTTTTTATAGCGTATTGTAAAGAACAATCAACTGCCTATACACATGTCATTACTCATTTCATAGCATTATGTACTCCTTTTTTTAAGGAAGTAAAACAACTTACGAAAGCCCGGATTATTGGCGTAGATCATAATCCAAGGCCGGTTGGAGGTTATCCTTTAAGAAAGAAGGTGGAGAAACGAATAAAAGGATTCCTGTTTTCCAGATACATTGATTGTTTTGTTGGAGTTTCGGAATATACAGTTCAAGAACTTACTAAGGATTTTGGACCACAATTATCCCGTAAAACAATTCGAATATACAATGGTGTTTTGATTGACGGTATTAAAAAACATCAGTATCGTAGCGAGCAAGAACCCTTATTTATGGTAGCTTCCCATTTAAGGGAATCCAAAGGGATTCAGGATCTGATAGAAGCTGTTGTATTTCTGCCAGATACTGTGAAAGCGAAATTGAAAATAGACGTATATGGTGATGGACCTTATGGAGCTGTGTTACGTAAAAAAGTGCAGTCCCACAAATTAGATGCTATTTTTTGTTTTAAAGGCAATAGCCCCGATCTTAAATCAACTTATTGTCTTTATGATTATATGTTACAACCCACTCACATGGAGTGTTTTAGCCTGTCAATTTTGGAGAGCCTCGCAGCAAATGTACCCGTTATCACTACAAATGTAGGTGGTAATGAGGAAGTTATCGAAAGTGGAAAAAATGGCTTTGTATATACCGTAAAAGACATAGTAGCTTTAAAAGAGCTGCTTTTAGATTTATTTTCAGGAGAAAAAAGGATTACAATTGATACAAGATCATTAATTGAAGAAGGCTTTTCACTGGAATTAATGGTAAAAAACCACTTTAAACTACTCTCATGA
- a CDS encoding glycosyltransferase family 4 protein has protein sequence MKIAFLTPEYPHALTTKSGGIGTSIANLGKALAALGHEILVIVYGQKEDTEFMDQEVQVHAVKNIKMKGLSWYFTRKKIQNRINKLVQENKIDIVEAPDWTGITSFMKLQCPLVIRENGSDTYFCYLDNRKVKWINKLHERKALKNADGIISVSHFTGELTDALMGLKSDFTVIPNGIDARLFHKRNIQSSDTLAILYFGSLIRKKGLLELPAIFNQVIVQFPNATLKLIGKDVPDIISGNPSTWAMMQPLFSKEALKQVTYLGGVEYSEIKSHIEDAAVCVFPSFAEAFPVSWLEAMAMKKAIVASNIGWATEMITDGQTGFLVHPTDHHDFAAKIVRLLEEPELRFQFGESARKKIEEDFDNIVIARKSILLYESILNKRK, from the coding sequence ATGAAGATAGCGTTTCTCACTCCCGAATACCCCCATGCTTTGACTACTAAATCCGGAGGCATTGGTACCAGTATTGCAAACCTTGGAAAAGCACTCGCTGCATTGGGCCATGAGATACTCGTAATTGTTTATGGACAAAAAGAAGATACTGAGTTTATGGATCAGGAGGTTCAGGTACATGCAGTAAAAAATATAAAAATGAAAGGCCTGTCCTGGTATTTTACCCGTAAAAAGATTCAAAACAGGATCAATAAATTGGTCCAAGAAAATAAGATTGATATTGTCGAAGCCCCGGACTGGACCGGAATAACTTCTTTTATGAAATTACAGTGTCCTTTGGTCATTCGGGAGAATGGTTCTGATACCTATTTTTGCTATCTTGATAACAGAAAAGTAAAGTGGATCAATAAATTACACGAGCGAAAAGCATTAAAAAATGCAGATGGAATAATTTCTGTAAGTCATTTTACCGGTGAGCTTACGGATGCACTAATGGGACTAAAAAGTGATTTTACGGTGATTCCGAACGGGATTGATGCAAGACTGTTTCATAAAAGAAATATACAGAGTTCCGATACTTTAGCAATATTATACTTTGGAAGCCTCATTCGTAAAAAGGGGCTATTGGAATTACCCGCGATTTTTAATCAGGTCATTGTTCAGTTTCCAAATGCAACACTAAAGTTAATCGGTAAGGATGTTCCAGATATTATTTCTGGAAACCCTTCTACCTGGGCTATGATGCAACCTTTATTTTCAAAGGAAGCTTTAAAGCAGGTGACCTATTTGGGGGGTGTTGAATATAGTGAGATAAAATCTCATATAGAAGATGCTGCAGTTTGTGTCTTTCCGTCTTTTGCAGAAGCATTCCCGGTTTCCTGGCTTGAGGCCATGGCGATGAAAAAGGCGATTGTTGCTTCCAATATAGGATGGGCCACAGAAATGATAACGGATGGGCAGACTGGTTTTTTGGTTCATCCGACCGATCATCACGATTTCGCAGCAAAAATAGTGCGATTGTTGGAAGAGCCTGAACTTCGATTTCAGTTTGGGGAATCTGCCCGAAAAAAAATAGAAGAAGATTTTGACAATATTGTAATAGCCAGGAAAAGCATCCTATTGTATGAATCCATCCTGAATAAAAGGAAATGA